The genome window aaatatttatttatatgttcacgtcaatacaaattaaatattttattatttattcttttcaagTGGTGTTTTGCTAATAtatatccattaatttttttttaattgtcatttttttaataaggaaaagaatgtttatagTAATATGTTAGCAAGTTATACCTTGaatgtgttttaaaataattttagttattactTGCTAACTTATTGCTAAAAACCCAAGTGACATGATATTATGTTAACAAGTTTCTCACATAAATACTACATGTACACAAATAATACCTTAATAATACTCATGGGGTTGTGTCTAgtgaaaataatacttttttttaataaaatgcaaATAATACTTATTGCGAGGAAACAAAAtactacaataataataaatattttattaatttcaaatatattcaaatatatacaAGAGATTTAAACATGGAAAgactaaataataaaacattttttatatttatgtagtatttatttaacaataaacattttatatttaatagagTTTATTATAGTATTTCCTAAATAGAATAACCGATTGAGTTTAGTAATATTATTGAATGTGATATTTATTGCATATAATATAACTCTATCAAATGttagattttttaatatgtatctTTGGTACATTTAATGCGTACATATCTCATATTCATGATATGcaataataaatgtaaaatttgataaatcttTTAAACTTAAATGTAACATCCTATGAGGAGGacaaattaatgtaacatcctATGAGGaggacaaattaaaaaataaaataaaaattttgcacTTGGTTTTGGAAAAAAGAACATGTGTTTAGGTGAAGGTTATTGTGATATACTTGTGCTAGTTTGGATTTTGAGGTATTTCTAGAAATttagtttctttaaaaatattatggtCACTTACTGATAGTTCCATAATGGTTGTCCTCTTCAAACTTTCAATAGTGGTGCAAGATCTACTCCATTACTTTTTTGCCAAAATCTTAAAGCATGAAATAAAGTAGCAAGAACTCCTAAAGCTCTCTCTgcagaaaggaaagaaaaacataaagagAAGAGATAACAAGAGAAAGAACTTAAAGTTAGACAGAAAAAAGAATGAGGGAAATAGAGACCAAATAAAGAATATAAGTTACAATTTTTTGcattaaaagaattatttgtTGTAATGTGAATATAATAGCACAAgacaattaaagaaaaatataatgaatgagaacttaaataaattcttattgATATCCTCTTTCATCTTAGAACAGTGTGAAACTAGAAATAACATAGTTTATGACAAATAGAAACCATTGAAGCCCCTTTATCCCTTCATTACATATATAACATTACATTATTGTGAAGTGTAAATAATATCAAACAAAACTCatttaatatatgtttaataaatatttaatgtcattaattaattataatatatttagtatcattaattaattaactttgatgtcatttattgaatataatatatttattatctttattaaaTATTCCCTTAGTCCCAAAATAAGTATtgcaattgaaaagaaaaacttatccCAAAATAAATGACATCTTAGTTTTCCCATGCACTATTAATCACTTTTTCCACTAATACTCTTAATAAATTTCACTTTGATTTCTTAATGaaatactaatatattaatGCCTTCAtctcattataattattgtctTACGTTGTTTTATATGGATAAAGaaaaaccaataaataaatgaaagagaacaacaattttacaaaattaatcttatcaccattaattcaatttttgttttgtagcctatatcattaatattataagggtTACAAGTGGAAAATATTAagtaatgttatattaaaaagctaaaataaaaattatttataaaattcttatttttttcatctttttattagctttaattttctttgtttatgtAAAACAACTTAAGATGACACTTTTTTTAGGACGGGGGGAGTATtatttgtgtgtgtatgtgaaagaaatattttttctaaaaaaattgcaaaaatgaTGAGATAAAAAAACATCATAAGAAGATtagtttaaaagtaaaaataagaatattgtAATATGTAAATCTCAATGCAATACTCTTGAAGCCTCAATATTTTACAATgagtaaaacaaaatatcatatcttaaataaaactaccggtcaaaatatatataaaaaaagttgataaGCACCATattagcaaaacaaaaaaaaagaacaaaatcaacaaaatcattAGGGAAATGTTAGTGACACTTTCTCTCATACTCTCTTTTTAAGACTTGTTttgattggttaaaatttattaaaatcattatttttgtaggttttatttcttatttaacgTTTGTCTCTCCTAAGTTATATTAACTGATAAGCGAAACCTATCAAAATTATGATgtctaataaattataataaatcataaagaAAGTCTTTTACATGGTACTAGAGAGTATCACTAACATTTCTCAAAGCATTGTAttacaaggataaaaaatatatttaagcttaaATTATcataacaaaagtaaaaattattctatttgcattaataaagaatttatttacaccattaaaaaaatttaattatgatattctttttcttactttataattaaattaatagtttaaaaattataaaatttcactaGATAAATGGTAATTAATAAACTTGTCAAAGTCACTTATAACCACATTATGTGATGTataaccaagaaatgaattacaaggaatatttttttaatatatatatatatatatgtatatatatatatatatatataaaaggtgtTTGTTAACTAATATCCTgaagaaataatttaataaattattcctttgtatatttttaaatacgtATAGTCATAACTTTGCTACTTTATTTCTTCTCAATAATAAGTGGGTGTAGGTTAACAAACATTAATTATGGCATTTActaaatataaatcatataattaattttaatagtaataataaattttatatttattacatataataaatataatttatgtctattaaatgttaattttttaatatatatattgaaaattaacatttaatagacataaattatatttattatatgtaataaatataacatttaataacactattaaatttagttatttattatatttaataaatacaataattaatgtcattgagaacaatatttatttatatattcacatcaatataaattaattattttattatttattcttttcaagTGTTGTTATGCTAATATACtccagttaattttttttttaaattgtcatttttttaataaggaaaaatttttttatagtactATGTTAGCAAGTTATACCTTgagtgtattttaaaataattttagctaTTACTTACTAACTTATTGCTAAAAAACCAAGTGACATGGGATTATGTTAGAAAGTTTTTCACATAAATACTACATGTACACAAATACTAGCTTAATAATACTCATGAGGTTGTGCATAgtgaaaataatacttttttttttgttgaaatgtaaatgatacTTATTGGGAGGAAACAAAAtgcacaataataataaatatttcattaatttcaaatatattctAATATATACAAGGGATTTAAACTTGGAAAgactaaataataaaacattttttgtatttatgtagtatttatttaacaataaacattttatatttaatagaaTTTATTATAGTATTTCATAAATAGAATAAATGATTGAGTTTAATAGTATTataaaatgtgatatttattagatataataaatataatataactctATTAAATGctatatgttttttaatatgtatCTTGGGTACATTTAATGCGTACATATCTCATACTCATGATATGctataataaatgtaaaatttgataaatattttaaacttaaatatgcATTATGGttaataaatagtttaattaatgccatttaagaaaaaaatatatttgattatatatttaaataagtaCTACATTAATCATATcaacaagatttttttaatctaaatgaATGGAAGATATGCATTAAAAGATTTATGATAACTTAAGTATCATGTTCAACTTAATATCACTTGACATGTAAATGATGATTGTGtatgatgacaaaaaaaaatgatgtttgtGTATAggacaagaaaacaatcatcatCATTAGAGATGAGagagatatataaaatttacaatttttattattttaaaaaagaattttataaaacatattttaaaatttccaaatagaaaaagtaaaatagacTTGAACACAAATATTAGTGTAGTATTTAgtgttattaaaatattatatatataaataaataaatatttttccttataTAGTATTTTATATAGTATTAGTTATTGAATTTattaaatagaatatataataccCACCGTAATcttgataaatattaaaattataaaatataatatatttataaaaatttaattaataaaatatatgtttattaaatatatgacaTTTCTATATTAATCTATgtttatagaaaacaaaagtaattacggtaaaatataatatttaataccactatataattcaatatatatatatatatatatatatatataggaagttttagtatttatattattgttaaaaaaattagtatgaaattatatatgataatgcATATTTTTGGTTTAggtaaaatgaatattttaattttgattcttgtaattatttttttcatcccttcaaatccaaaaaaaaactacttttatTCTCTAccatttatcttaaaatttataaataacatttattttagggATCTAGAAATAATTTTAGACATATCATATGTTGACATGATATCATAGACACCAATAAGTGTTACTTGAGATGGTTGCTTGACATTCCAATAAACATAAGAGTTAACGAGTGACACATAATAGTAGAAACTAATGTGATTTTAACTAAAatcaaagaatatttttttacaagaacTAGAATAAAACTTACTGATTTTACATGAACTAAAATCACATTTAAGtcaaaaattaaatacttaaatttccTTTTTGACTAAAACCTTTCTTCAATATCTTATTGATACATGCAAGGAATTAGTCTACCCCTCagaaatcaagaaaataaatatatatatttaattacttttaattctTTGTTTTAAGGGTGGTTCCGTTAACTTTTCAAAGTCAACAAATTATGTTTTCCTTAAATTTCATGAAACGGTTCAATAAAAGtagtttctttcatttatattaatttgagaaaaattaatacaaagTTGAAATTCACGTCAGACTCACTATATATAGAGTGAGAGTGGTCTCAAGTATCCATGACCTTCTATTTTGGTTTTACTTTGTCATGGATACTGGTGtactatttaattttcttctaaacGATCGAGACTGCCCTGTTCCTTTTCCATGGCAAGCAATTATTGATATTCAGGTACCTCTATCACTATCTCtaacatatataacataataaacatatacttttcttattagttaaaaaaataatttgtattttttttattttaatttgttgttcTTGATCTGGTCACAGAAGAACCTTGTTTACTACCGCAACAATGAGACTGGATTTGTGATATTCGATTTTAGGCCCCTGATCAATCTTGGAGGAggtgttttctttgaaaatactATTGGATCACGGTTCATAGACCAAGAAGTTCTTCATGAAATAAGCAACCTTCAAGATTTTCAAAACATTCCAAAACTTTTTCTCTTCTCTACTAGCTGCAGTGGCATAACTTTTTATGGCATTGTAGAACAACCAGTAATTCGATGCCTGCTATGTGATCGTATAATTAGGTGGATTCCATGATTTTATCATCGACTTAATATGAGAGAATCAAACAAATCTTATTTAGATGAATTGCCATCATTTTCTGTATTTTGTTGTCCTTGTTAATTTTTTCTCGTCTTGTAACTTTTTAATGGGAAGAAATGAAATATCCATATTAAATCACCTAAATTTATTTTGAGGTTGGATATTTATTTTGTACGTTCTAATAATGagtatttattgtttatttagaTGCTTCCGTCATCTTTCAGTAGAATTTATTGTAAATGGAAAAGCAAATAACTTTTCTCCAAAAAGTCcccctttaattttttaatggaaCATTTTTTCCAAACTATCATAATggtatatgataatttatatttaacttatatatatatatttgtcattATTGGGTTAAGGTCATTGATTATTGATTCAGTTGGGGTATCGGGTCACTAAGTCAGGGTCGGCTTAGTGAGTTAACAATTGACTCACATGATTCGgtttatgataatttataaatttatatttaacttataTATGTCATTGTTTTATTAAGTAGTTAACTTGGTTTATTGgttctttctattttaaatatttacaagGACCGGGGATTGAATCTAACCATGTTCTTTtaacaaacaatttttaattttatgcttaAATTGAATGTATGTGTGTGGTTTTGACTAAACTAGTGAAAAACATGCGTACGTACACGCGGTTGTGATTCACGCTGATTTGTTCGATTCTGGTTTTGTTTAATTagagaatattattattaaggtTATGATTATTGGTATTGTTTATAAGATGATATCATATTATGAAAGCCAagcattaaataatattttatagttaGCTATTGTGTAAGTTGGTCATttaagataaaacaaaatatttaaaatttagtgaTTGCTGTAAATTTATCACAAAGTTCGTTAACTGGATACACAAATGAGAATCAACAATCCTAagtaaagaagaaataaaacaatAGTAATTACAAAAACTGAGAATTTAATGGGTGTTTGAGCTTGCAATGCGAGAGCTTGATtgctatatttaataaaaagttaaattagtaaaaattaaactgaaataGGAGAACATGATAATATGGTTGAAGGCCTCGATAATGAGTGTGCTTGCTGAATAATTCAGAATTAGTAAGCCAAACTTGTCTAGGCACAATTGCTTTTGGCAAACAAAATGAACAACTACAAAATAATATGGTTGAAGGCCTCGATAATCAGTTTGATAAATGAATATAAGATTGCCTCATACGAAAATGCATAGTAAAGATAgcgaatataaaatttattctaaaagtgTGCAAATTTGGTTAGAGGTTTGTAGGAAAACCTATTACTGTTaaagtgttgttgttgttgctgtcataccctaatttcgtccggggaccattgtttgatgacattcaacctttgcttgaccgcttagaggtacttggcacccattgttgcacaatacgtgaagctCTATAacatgttggaaatcaaaaggaagcattgttacacaatccgtgaggttccgtaagatgccggaaatcaaaaggaagcattgttacgcaattcgtgaggttccgtaacattccgaaagccaaaaaggggatgattacgtaatccataaGGTTCTGTATcattacggaaggaaaacaagtatcgttatggaATTCATaaatttccgtaacgttacggaaaaagaatcagcaaaaaaggcagaggggtgtatttagtaaacatggggtgcaaatagcaaccaggcccacttgggccttccaggatgttcctccagaaggcggttgcttctggaggaagcaacctagctcgcctgggcgagctgggtggcaagctcctcccctattttcctataaatagggggaggagagaagaagaaaaacgcTCAGCACTCCTAGTATCTtgggatcacttgaaattagtgaaaaaaatcatttccgtgaagaaaatccatgccgaggcacttccgtaacgcgTCCGAAACGTTTTCGTGGGTAATTCCGTGAATATTTTCCGTCATCTTTCGttcattcttcatcgttcttcggtcttcaaccggtaagttcccgaaatcgaactttttaattcattctatgtacccttggtggtccccacttgtttcgtctacttttattttcattttatttactttccgtacccccttttggtgtgctttagtcatttatttaagtcattttctcgcctaatcaaaaaataaaataaatttccaccgatcatttgaattgtaacatccattaatttctgttaaaatgaaatccgaccgttcggtcatgccgtaaccatgttggaaacccaaaaagaggtaaaataataatataataataaaaaatatcttttagtaaaataaaacaaaaaattcaatcagacgtttctctttgggatttttctttcttaattgaattgatcaaaaactaaagtgaaactaaggctaaaatcgactcacaaaatcaagcttCGTCCGCAAATATCACTAAAaaacgttttaaggtccaacgcctcagcttttctcaccaagtaaaaatgaatctttttaaggtctaacgccttaaatgaccaccttccaagtaaaaaaaatcgcttgattcgccccttaagaaagaactacgtaggtctgatttcctcttcgatggagggtatgtaggagcaagagccccgcttttgtcgacctcaaaaataaaaaagaaataaaagtttagatacacaatttcacacaattctaatttaaggccGTTGTCCTTTGGGATAAACGTGAgaagtgctaataccttcctcaaacgtaaatacaactcccgaatctggaatattcttcatgaccgttttcctttggttttttctaacattttcctttcaataaacgttggtggcgactctgcacattttcctcctttggaagacgcccCCGTGAGCGTCGCCtcactcgcccgcaaaaggttaggttgcgacagt of Glycine soja cultivar W05 chromosome 1, ASM419377v2, whole genome shotgun sequence contains these proteins:
- the LOC114405151 gene encoding uncharacterized protein LOC114405151, producing MDTGVLFNFLLNDRDCPVPFPWQAIIDIQKNLVYYRNNETGFVIFDFRPLINLGGGVFFENTIGSRFIDQEVLHEISNLQDFQNIPKLFLFSTSCSGITFYGIVEQPVIRCLLCDRIIRWIP